CCTTTCTTGCTCACCAGTTCTTTCTACAGTGGGATAAAATATACTCACTGGGAATGATCGGGTTTCTTTTTCACCCGTGAACAGTTCTTTTCTATTTTTGTCCTCTATGACTTTTACTGTTCGGCCGATGGCGTATTTACCATTCAAAATAAATCCCCCCATACATCTCCTAAATTTCGACCCCATTATTCTTCTTATATTTTTGATTAAAATATTTGCGGAATCCGTTGCTTAGGAGGGAAAAAGTAAAGATGGTTACTCCTATTGCCAACGCACCAGTAATCGGCATCCATGCATGTGCCCAAATATGCTTTGTGATATCCACAAAAAAGATTGGCCAAATATTCGTCGTATTGATGGCTTTATACGATCCCCCTAATTGGGAAACAAATTTCACACTGAAAAAGATTTCTACGATACCTAATTGACCAATGAGAAACATAATCCTTCCCAAATCTGAAAAAAACTGAATGATAATATGAGGAATTAAAGGAGGCAAATAATATTTTTGGATCATTCTAAAATTCGAGTTGCCTCCTACGATACCTGCTTCAATATATGGTTTTCGCGATAGCTGATTCATAAATTGATAAAAAATATCCCCCACCCTCCCAACTTCCACAAGGGCAATGACGAACATAAACAGAAGATATCTATTACTGGAAAAACTAATAAAGGGGCTTCCTACTAAAATGATAATAAAGAAAATAGGAGGCAAAAATGAAAACACCCGGTTCCAAACAAATAAAATGGTTCGGATGATCCTTGAGTAGAAACTTAGAATACCTAATGGGATGGCAAAAATATATCGGAGTACACAAATCCCTAAAACGGTTAGAAGTGTTTCTTTTGCTCCCATCAAGAGTCTGCTTAATAAATCGATGCCATTAAAATCCGTTCCAATCGGGAATTCTTTAGATGGCGGGAAAGGAGCAATTTCTAACATTCCTTCTGACGATTGCCTCATTAAATGTGGTTTTAAAGACTGGTCAACAAACGGCAAATAAGGGGCGAAAATAGAAATCAAGAAAAGAAAAACAAGCAGACTCAAACCCAGCCCTAATGATCTGTTCATCTAGACACCTCCACGTTATGTGGTGATAGGTGTGTTTTTCCTATTTGTGCAAGAATGTTGGTAAACAATATGATTAAGGTGAAGAATATTGTGTAGCCTACTGCAGAAATCCCATCGATCCCAACATTAAGACCGATTCGAAAGCTGGATCCATGGAAGACCGCTTGGAATAACCCATACCCAGCACCTTTGAAGTCCGTCAATTTTTCTACAATGAACAAATTTGACAGAACATAAAGTGTGACGGTATTGGCGTGAGATAGAATGATAGCCATGGCGTTCTTTAAAATATGTATATAAAGGATTCTAAAGCTGCCAGTACCCTTGGATTTTGCCGTCCGGATATAATCATTACCCATCTCATCCTGCAGGCTGGCATTTGTGATATTTGCGATATAAAAAATCGGATAGATCGCTAAAAACAGGATACACATCACATAATTCTCAACCTTGTCACTGCCAAAAAGATCTACATGAATGAAAAGTCCCTTATGATAAAGAAACATTAGACCAATCTGAATCATGATAATAAAAAATATATCCGGAATCGATAAAAACAGCCAAGTCGTCCCTTTCCCTAAGAAGTTTAATTTCTTATTACTCCACTGAAAATCCAGAATCCCTTTAATAATTCCAAGTACAAATCCCAAGAACAAAGCAGGAAGGATCAAGAAGGAACTTTTCTTCACTTTATCTCCAATTACAGACATATAGGATCTGCCAGGACTTTCTTCTCCTAGACCTTTATTTTCTTTAATATAAGAAATAAAAAATTTCATATTCTCCACATGGTGTTTAAAGCTGTAATTGTATTCTGCAGATTGAAACTCACCGCTCTCCCCAGCCTTAAAATTGGTATTTACCGGAAGGAACAAAATACTGATAAACAAAAATGTAGAAAAAGCCCATAATACGATTTGAATGACCACCTTTGAAAGATAGTTCACAAAACCCCTCCCATTTTTAGACAATTAGTTGGTATACGTAAATTTTTGGAAAAAGATTCATATTACTTTTTAAAAATATAGAATTTTTACTGTCATTGACACTATACTGTTAACCGCAGTATACTGTTATCAGCAGTTTACATCGATGAATGAATTGGAGGTTTTTTTATGAAACATACAGGAAGACATACAGGTGCTTTTCTATTGTTATTTTTAACGGAAGGCGACAGCTACGGCGGGCAGCTTTTGCAGAAATGTGAGGAGGAACTGCCGGTCAATCCGATCGATAGCGCCATTCTTTATCGCACGCTGAAAAAGTTAGAAAATGAAGGGGCTATTGAGTCTTATGTGGATACCATACATCATGATAAGCCGGTGAAGATGTACCGGGTCACGGAGGAAGGCAAGAAACAACTCGGGGAATTCCAAAGGGACATTGAGGAGAAAATGAGGAATTTGTCTTTCTTCCTAACGAAATACAATCATTGGCAGGAGTCCAGTCATGATTAATGGTGTGATCCTTTATGCGATTGCGCTTGTGCTCTTGAGCATTTCTTATACGAAGGATCGTCAAAAAACGAAAGGGGCACTCTTAAAAGCATGGAATATGTTTCGCAATGTTCTGCCTGATGTACTGGCCATCATGCTTTTTGTCGGGCTTTCTTTATCGATTTTGACGCCATCGTTCATTTCTTCGATGGTCGGAGAACAATCTGGGATCATGGGGGTCATTTATTCCAGCTTCATCGGTTCCATTGCACTGATCCCAAGCTTTGTCGTCTTTCCGCTTGGCGCTGCACTCGTGCACAATGGCGCAGGACTTCCCCAAGTAGCCACTTTGATGTCCACACTAATGGCGGTCGGCATCACTTCCATCCCGATGGAGCAAAAAATGTTCGGACGAAGCTTTGCCTACTCCCGCAACGCTTCTGCATTAGTGATGTCCCTTCTCTTCTCTCTGATTGTTTGGGTGGTGATGACATGAAGGAAATCAAGAAATATCGCTTTTTTATCCTGCTAGTAATAGGGCTGATCGTTTTGACTTTCATTAACAGAGAAATGGGCTGGAAGGCATTCCGGCTTACAGGAAACAGCATCGTGAATATGCTGGTGCTGCTTCCTCCTGTTTTAATTTTTGTCGGTTTGCTTGATAAATGGGTCGAGAAAGAGACACTGATCAAATATATGGGAAGTGAATCAGGTTTTTACGGCGTACTTTTCTCCCTTCTAATGGGAGTGGTCGCAGCAGGTCCCCTCTATGTGGCCTTTCCGATTGCGGCCCTTTTATTGAAAAAAGGAGCAGGCATCCGGTACATCGTGTTTTTCCTCGGTGCCTGGACAACGGCAAAACTCCCAGTGCTAGTATACGAGTTTTCCTCATTTGGAGCCCGTTTCACTTTGATCCACATCGGATTCGGGCTGGTATTTTTCTATGTGATGGGCCTCATTTTTGAAAAATTCTTTGACCACAGGCAGCTCGTAAAACTGGATATCACGGAAGAAGCCTAGAATATAAGGATACAGATGGTCTGTATCCTTTTTCCCATTTTGAAATTTTTTTAGTTTACGTGATTAAAAGTCTGAAAATTTGGGAATGATAGAGTTAACAAACCAAACAGGAGGAATTCAAAATGCTAAACACTAACTCTCTTACAATTACTGATTTTATTTCCGAGGAACAGTTTGATTTAAACAGCTATCTTTCTCAATTGGTTCATACGGAAGAGATTGCAGCCGAGGGCGTATAATTTTTTAAGTGATGATTTTCGCAGCCAGTTTTTCATTTTTAAAATGAAGATTTTCGTTGTCTTCCAGACGATAGAACGTACTGATATTTGTTTGGACAGCTGCCCAATTGTCAAATTCAATTCGACGCTTTAAATCATTGTAATGCGGACAAAAACTGCCTGTTAAAAAACCTAATCCCGGGAATTCTTCATATTTGTCTTCTTCATTCTCGCTATAGCACGTTTCGAACCAGCACATGGCTCCTGCGCTGATTCCGGCTATTATAATGCCGTTTTGATAGGCATTCCTCAATACTTGATCGAATCCTGTCTTTTTCCAAATTTCAACCATAAAGCGCGTATCACCGCCGCCTACATATATGATATCCAAATCATTCACAACCTCTTGAATATTCGGGGATTCAAAGTCCTTTATTGTTAAATGGCTTGGATTTTCTGATTGAAATGCATGATAAAACGCATCAATATATTCTTGTGCGTCATTGCTTGCTGCTGCAATAAAGGCGATATTCAACGGCCCCTGTTTCCTGGTGATTTTCACTAAGTACTCATCGATAAATGAATTTTCTTCTGTTGAGAAGCCGCCGCCTGAAATGGCGAGAATATGTGTGTCCATTGTTCTTTCCTACTTTCCTATGTATAGTCCACACCTTAACTTCTACACATTTCATCCAATCCCCTTGTTTTCTATACAAAAAAGCCTCCCCATGTAAGGAAGGCCTTCATTCTATCAATCTTTTTCATTTTATAAATTTAAACAGGCTCTAGTAGTCCCATTTCCAGACAAGTTGCAATGGATAAAGTTTTCTCCTTGGAAGGGAACTTGATCTGCATCGCGTCTCCGTCGATTTCAACAATGGTTCCCGTACCAAATACCCTGTGCTTGACGTCGTTGCCAGCCAAAAGCTCTTCTGCACGTTTGATGGCATTCGGGTTGTACGGGACGCCTTTCACTTTTCTGACCGGTTCTTTTTCACTTCTTTGACCGATGACTACGCCGCTTCTGACCGAACCTGTTCTTGGTTTCGGCGGGTCCAAAATGTATTTCACATTTCCTACGAAACGGGATTGTCCGACATTCTTCCCGTCTTTTGTACGATAAGTAATGAGTTCGAGGTCTTTTTTGGCCCGAGTCATGCCGACATAGAAAAGCCGAGTCGCTTCTTCCATCAGCAATGGATCGTCCAAATCTTCCTGAGCCGGGATGACGCCGTTCACAAGGTCGATCATATAGACCCGTTCGAATTCGAGTCCCTTTGAACTGTGAAAAGTGGAAAACGTGACAGCATTCTGCCCTTTTTTCCGCTTGGCGTTTTTAAGGACAGATTCGAGATGGCTCAGCCGTTTAGCAAAATCCTCGAGTGACTTGAGATCTGCTGCAATTTCCTCCAGCGTGTTCAAAATGCTAAGGAGATAATCCATGCGGAATCCGAGATTTTTGCTCATCTTTTCTAATGCTTTCTCATAGCCAAGCTGGTTCCTGATGGTCTGGATGGCAAGCCTCGGCTTCATTTCCTTCATATCCGCGAAAATCTTCCGGCTTTCCTTCAACGGTTTCATCTGATATTCCTTCAGCGAGGCAAATTTCAATAGGTTATCAAAGACCGACTCCCCGTTCCGGACTTTCATCAGCTCCTGCATTTGCTGCTTGCTTAAATAAGCGTTGAATTTCAAATGGATTTTCTCCAAAATATCCGGCCGTTTGTCAGTAAAGGCCATGCGCATGAAATTTTTGACGTCCTCCACCACCCAGTGAGAAAAGAACCGGTTGTCTGCATCCTTCATATAAAAAGGGATGCCAGCCCGGTCAAACTCGTTCATGAGCGAAATGGATGATGAGTTATTCCGGTATAAAACCGTCGTTTCTCCAAGCTCTTTTATCTTCTTGATTTCCTTGACCAGGTACCCAGCCTGGTCGTTGTAATCCGAAAGCTCTTTGATTTGGATATCCTGATGCGGCGGATTTTCCGTGAACATATTTTTCTCATAGCGATTTTTGTTCCGCTTGATGAACTGGTTTGCAAGCGTCACGATGTCTTTTGATGAGCGGTAATTCTGCTCCATAAAAAGGATTTCCGCGTCAGGATAGACTTTTTTGAAATCTAAAAGGTACTGCGGCTCCGCTCCACGCCAGCTGTAGATCGACTGGTCGTCATCCGCCACTACGCACAGATTTTTGTGTTCCTCCACAAGCTTTTCCATGATGGCATGCTGCACAAGCGAAGTATCCTGACTCTCATCCGTCAGCACATAGTCATAGCGCTGCTGGTACTGCCATAGCAGCTGGCGGTCGCTCCCGAGGACATCATTCGCAATCGTCAGCATGTCATCGAAGTCGACGAGAAGCTTCGTTGGATGGGATCGCTTGAATTTTTCGTATTCCTTCAGGATCCTCTCCGCTTTTGGCACTTCGCATTTCACCGTCGCCCATTCCTCACGGCCGATCATCTTGTTCTTGATATAGCTGATATATGTCGTCAGCTCTTCCATCTGGCTGTCCGTGATGTTTTCACCAACCAGCGTTTTGAAGATTTTCCGGATGATGATTTTTTTATGAAGTCCCTGCTCATCCGAAGGCAGATTTCCTTCAATTAGTTCATACGGAGTCCTCGTTTTCCGGAAGTGGTCCCTCACCACCTCAAAGGCAAAACTGTGGATTGTGGAAAAATCGACAGGCGGCAGTTCAGGGAAAAACCGCTGGAACCGCTCCAGCATATCGGACGCAGACGCCCGGCTGAACGTCACCGCTTTTATCCGTGAAGGATCCACTCCCTTCTCCTCAATTAAATACCCAATCCGCATGATGACCGTCGTCGTCTTACCCGAACCCGGCGACGCCAATAAAAGAAGCGGCCCTTCCGTCTGAAGCACAGCCTTCCGCTGTACATCATTCAAGGACACGCCCAGTTCACTCTTCTTGCGGCTGAAAAAATCCTGCATACAAAAAACCCTTTCGAAACAAATAGTTGGTTTAATTATAACGCAAATGTGGGACGTGGGGACAGGTTTACTGTCCCAGGTGAGGTAGCCGGCGTGGGACGCGGGGACAGGTTTATTGTCCCAGTCCCTGACGTGGTATGACGCTCCCGGATTCCGGCTGGCGCATAAACAGGTGATTCCCGCGCATAAAATCCATTTCCAGTTCATAGCAGGAGCGTTTTGGCGCATAAGCCAGGTAAAGTCACGCATAGACAGCCTGTTTTCGTGCATAGCCGGGGGTGAGAGGGCAAAAAGCGGTAACTTTTTAATAATTATGCGGCATTTGCTTATCTACTTTCCTTTTTGCCTACGTTAAAACCGATGATGATTCCAATTACCATTGAAAAGAGTGACTGTGTTCCAAAATCCTTCAGAATGAACCCAAGTACGAACCACGCTGTTGTCGCACCTAGTATCGTTAACAAAAGTGCTTTCATTTTTCCGCCTCCTATTTGTTTAAGTTTAACAGAAAAGTGATTTACTATAGGAAATTTTTACCTTAAACTAATTAAGAGAAGGAGTGAACTTATGATTAAAAAAGGGACAGTGCCTATTACCTTTATCATTATTGGTCTAATTGGATGGTTTCTTTATGAAAAGATGACAGCCCTTGATGGGCCTCCTATCGACACTTTTCTTACAGAGATTTCCTATAAAGATATCCAGGACAAAATCAACTCAAATGAGAGTGAGATCTTGCAGATTCAAGATGGTAAAGTGAAAGTACGTGAATATGAAAATGCTAATCATCAAAATTTCATATCCTATTCTTTTTGGATTGTTAATAAAACAAATCAAACCATATCTTTTAGGGATCGCTATTTTCTAGGAGAAGAGATGCAGCCATTTCTTGAAGGAGATAGTGCATTTGGCGCGTCTTCTAAAGATCGTTTCATTACATTGAAGCCCCATGAAAAAACGGGAATTACCGCCCCCATTGACATCAAAAAATACAACCAACTAGGTTCTGAGGAGCGACGCGTTTTCGATCAATTTAAAAACTTCCTGTACGTTGAATTTGCCTATAAGCATCATAAGCCGGAGTATTTAAAGGTGGAACTTTAGGTACATGGGGACAGGTTTTTCGTCCCCCCATACTTTCGGGTAAACTCAAGGATGGAGGGGCATTTCGGCTTGGCACCACTTCCACTTTGACTCTCTAGCTTTTCCAAAGAGTCATTCTGCCTCAATTCTATCTCTAATTTAATCCTCCGCCTGACTCGAATAGTTGAATTTCTCCACTAATCTGTCTCACCCTCTCTACAAAATTGACCCTCAATTTCTACTTTCTTGCCTTTTTTCGCTCATAGCCCATATGCATCGTATGCCAAGGAGGCTGAAATGCCCTTTCTCACTGAGACAATCGTAAAGTTTTTGGGACGCGGAACCTGTCCCCGCGTCCCACAGAATGCTATGATGGGTTAATGATCCTCTTCCTTTAGGGGCAAACAATTTGAATGCAAGCAGGTGCACTTATTTGGATATCAAACATCTACAATATTTTATCGAAGTTGCCAATTTCAATAGTTTTTCACGTGCAGCGGAAAATTTATTTATCACACAGCCGACCATCAGCAAAATGATTAAAAACCTGGAGACGGAGCTTGGGATCGAACTTTTTGAACGATCACGAAAGCAATTGACTTTGACGGATGCGGGAAAGATCATCTTGGAGCAGGCAAAATTGATCGATACTGCTTTTAAAAATCTGGAAACGGAACTGGACAATCTGACAGGGCTAAAAAAGGGGCACATTCGGATAGGTCTTCCACCGATATTCAACGCTCATTTTTTCTTGAAAATCATCGGCCAGTATCACGAAATGTATCCTGGTATTACATTTCAATTAGTGGAGGACGGTTCCAAAAAAATTGAAGAAGATGTCAACAACAATAACTTGGATGCCGGAGTGATCGTTCTCCCGACGAAGAACGACCTCTTTGACCATTTCGCGTTCATGGAGGAAGACTTGAAGCTCATCATCCATCCCTCCCACCCGTTGGCGGATCGGGAGGTAATCAACTTGGCTGAGTTGGAAAAAGAGTCGTTTATTTTATTCAATAAAGACTTTGCCTTGAATGACCGAATCGTGCATTCCTGCAACAGCGTGGGGTTTAATCCACACATCATATCCGAAAGTTCTCAAAGATCCTTTATCGAAGAAATGGTAGAGAGCAAGCTCGGCGTCTCTCTTTTGCCTGAAAGCGTCTGCCATAATCTCAATAAAAATGTCAAATCGGTTAAAATCGTCAACCCGTCAATCAGTTGGAATTTAGCAATCATTTGGGGCAAAAATCAGTACATGTCTTATGCCGCAAAAGAATGGCTGCAATTTACAAAAGAACAGCTGCTAATCGGGAATCAAGAAGAAGAAAATAATTAATTTTACAGAAAACGGTCCTGATTAAGGGCCGTTTTTTAATAGGAGTATATACGTCTTGCATACATGTAAGCATTTACATAGACGATGGCTATACAGAAGATGAAATATAACCATTTTACGAAATCATTCATCAGTCGTACACTTGTTGCAGGCAAAAAAAACCTTTTAACCCATTGGCTATAATCAAAATTCAGCCATGAAAGGATGCAATGATATGAACGATCTAATGAACGCAAAAAAAGCTAAAGAAAGTCGTATTGTGAATACTGCTCAAGTATTATCATGCGATTTAAATAATTATAATACATTGTTTGGCGGCGTCCTGATGAAAAAGCTCGATGATGCGGCAACATTATCAGCCCGCAGGCATTCAAGAGTGAAGGAGTGCGTGACGGCATCCACCGATTCCATCGACTTCCTCCACCCTATCCAACAATCGGATTCCGTCTGTGTGGAATCATTCGTCACTTATACTGGAAAAACATCTATGGAGATTTTCTGTAAAGTTATCGCTGAAGATATGCTGACTGGCATTCGCAGAATCGCAGCTACTGCTTTCCTGACGTTTGTAGCATTGGATGAAAACAAGCGGCCAGTGGAAGTACCAAACATCATTCCGGAAACTTCTGAAGAAAAATTCCTTTATGAAACAGGGAAAGAACGAGCAGAAATGCGAAAATTGCGTAGACAAAAAAGTAAAGAATTAGCGGAGTACATTTCAATCGAAAAACCTTGGGACAACTAAAAGGAGGACAAAAGAATGATTACCTTATCTAATATCACTGAACTAACAGAAACGAACGAAGCCATTAAAAAGGTCAAAAGAGACTACCCTTCCTTGTTCGAAAAACTGGCAGAAGTCGTGAATTTGACACGTGCTTTCCAATTTCAATTTCAGTACATGGGCAGCCTCATCATGAACGAAGACCCAGGCCAATCCGCTCCAAATTTCGTATATGGCTCAGTTCTGCGTCTATACAAAAAAGAAGTGCAAAAACTGAAAGATCATGAAGATGCACAAGCATTGCAGCAAATCTTTTCTGAATGCAAACACACAGGCTATGCCAAAATCAGCCTTTTAATCCTCGGGAAAAAACCTGAAACATTGGTTGGCGCTTCAAGTATTAAATAAAAGAAACATAGCTATTTCAATAAAAGTAAATAACACCAAAAAGATCTGAGCAATTATTACGCTCAGATCTTTTTTTGGGACATGGGGACAGGTTCATTGTCCCACTGAGCACTCGTATGATTTTCTCAAGTCCGGCAATAGTACTTTTTCTAGTTTTTATTTACAAACCAGAAGAATTAGTATATTATTTTCTTAATTGAGAACATAAAATATTATAATTAAGAACATTAATTTGAAAAGGGGGATATACATATATTGCATAAGCGTATTAGGATACTTTTCTTAATCCTTGGTCTTAGCAGTTTTTTTATTATTTCCACTTCAGCCTATGCCTCATCCAGTAATCATACGAGTTCATCAAATAGTTTTTTTCAAAGCTTCTCGCTCTCTACGATTTTTTCTTATTTCAATAGCGGTTCGAAAACGTCTGACAGTTACAATGGTGGATACGGCGATAGCCATGGTGGCAAAGGTGGATATGGCGATCATTATGATGATGGGAATTATAATAATAACAATAATCATGATGATGATTGGTGGAATTGCTGGTGGGATTGGTGGTGCGGCGGTAGCAGCGGCGGCGGTGGTCATGACGATGGCGGACACGGTGGCCACGGTGATGACGACGACTGGGGAAATGATGATGGATGCACTACTTCCTCTGACATTTGGAAAAAATGGTACGGACATTAAAAGAAAAAGCCAGCCTCTTCTATACACTGAGAGTCTGGTTTTTTTCATTTCAATTATGGGACGCGGGGACAGGTTCATTGTCCCAACTGCAGCCCTTGTATGACGCTCCAGGAATCTGGCTGGCGCATAAGATAGTGATTCCCGCGCATAGGATCCATTTCCGGTTCATAGCAGGAGGGGTTTGGCGCATAAGCCAAGAAAATTCGCGCATAGACAGCATGTTTTCGCGCATAGCCGGGGCTGAGCGAGTCATTTCGTGCAAGAATCACTGTCTAAATGACCTTCCAATTTATCTGGAGGGTTATTTTTCTTTATTTCGAATACTATTTGACTCTTCTGCCTCCTCAAATACACAATTTTCTTCACAAATCAGCCTCCACCGCCCATCCCCCGTATAAAACTCACTTGAAAATAGTTAATTCACCTTCACAGCTCACGTTTTAGCCCTATTGAATGTGTGCTTGATACTTCAACAGCAAAAAGGGACCTGCCACATTGACAGGTCCCTTAGATACTCTATTATTCTACGACTCTTCTTACTACTCCACTGAATGTTGCTTTCCAATATGGATTGTTCATGGAGTCGATAGATACGCCATCTGAACTGTTGTCGTCGAGGAATTGACCGTTTCCTAGATAGATGCCGACATGTCCATTCGTTTTGTATGTGTCGAAGAAGACCAGGTCTCCTCTTTTCATATTTGATGCACTGACCGGTTTTCCTAGTCCCACGAGTGTATTGGTGGAAGTGGAAGTAATTCCGCCTAGATCTACTCCGGCTTCAGAATATGCCCAGCGAACGAATGATGAGCAGTCAAATGAGCGGTTGGCAATATCCGTGCTGTTTCGGCCGCCGCCCCAGTTGTAAGGGGAACGTCCAACAATTGATGAACCTGCACTGATTGCAGACTCGATGGCACCTGCGCCTTTCTTGATGGTGTTGCTGGCTGGAATCGGAGCCGTATAATGGGTAATGCTTTCACCAGCTGATTGAGAGCTTGAACTTGTTGAATGGGAGCTCGCACTTGATGAATGAGAGCTCGCGTTTGATGAATGTGAGCTTACGCTTGATGCATGGGCTGATTTTGCTGCTTTAGCCGCTCTTTCTGCTCTTGCTTTTTCTTCAGCTGCTTTAGCTGCCCTTGCTGCTTCTGCTCGTTTTCTTGCTAATTCCGCTTGTCTTTGTTCTTCTGCTAGGATGGCTTTTTCCTGGCTGGAAAGATTAGCGGACTGATTCTGCAAATCAGTTAAATCCAAATTTGTTTGGATCTGCTCTTCTTTGATTTTTTTCATGATTGCTTCTTTTTCAGCTATTTGGTATTTCAATTGAATTTTCATATCTTCAATTTTTTTCTTATCGTCCTGCAATTGATTCATTTTATCCTGAACGCTTTGTTCAGACTCTTCCAATTGGGCTTTGTCCTTCTTTTGTTCCTCAAGCAAATTGTGGTCTGCTTTGACAACTGTTGATACAGCCACCGCGCGATCGATGAAATCACCGAAGCTTTCGGCTCCCATCAGAACATCCAAGTAGCCAGCTGAGCTGCCATTTACTTGCATGGCGCGCGCTCTATTCTTCAAAATCTCGTCGCGCTGTGCGATTCGTTTTTTTGTATCGGAGATTTTCTGTTTTAAATCATCCATCTCTTTTTGAGTATCTGCGATATCCTTAGTCGTTTCGGCCATTTTATCATTTGTATCTTTTACTTTAGCTGTGATGGAGTCCATGGCTTCCAGCAAGCTTGCTGCGTCAGCCTGAAGTTCAGAAAGCTCCGCATTTTTATCATTCATTTCCGATTGAACCTGTGCTTGCTGATTATGTATTTCTTGTTTTTTACTATGTAAATCCTCTGCAAATGCCTGGTTATTATATGTAAATAGTAAACTGCTGATTCCAATGACTGATAACGTGTTGAAAGCAAGTTTCTTCATTTGTTTATTCATCATTTTCCCCTTATAGTCTATTTATTTCGCTCTATGTAAAAACGATTTCATTTTGTAATAATTGTAACTTCTTGTCCAACCCGATTATAACATCCACCATTCGACAGTAAACGTTAAAAAACATTACAGTTATGTTTCAGTAATATGACAGACAAATTCAAAAAGTGATTAATTGCAAACAAAAAAAGAGACATTTGACGAAATGCTCCCTTGTGATTGGTTTATTAGATTAGTATGAACTCAAATTTCTCTCTTTTGCATATTGAGCCACTCCGATAATGAAACGGCCACTTTTTCATAATCCGGTCTCCGTTCAAGCGGCAGCTGGCAGATGAATTCAAGTCTGTTGCCATCCAGATCGTTGAAAAAAACGGATGCCGAAGCAAGCCAAGGATAGACAACCGGTTCATCAAGCGGAAGCCCCTCCCAGCCGCAGACGACTTCAATTCCCTTCTTATCGAGAAATGGGATCATTTCATGTAGATCTTCATAGGAAACCCGGAAAGCAAAGTGGCGGATATCAATCTCTTTGCGCTCCACAATCGAAATCATAGATTCTTCTTTTTCACCGAAAAGATAAAAGGCTCTTCTCCTTCCTTCTTCATACCTTCCTAACTTCAGCTCCAGCTTTTCTTCATAAAATTTCACTGATTCCTCTAAATTTGTGACTTCCAAGTGCGTCTCATATAACCCTTGAATGATTCCCATCTTCTAGTCTCCTTATTTCGTATTCTACTCATTAGTTTAGGAGAAATTTGAGCAAGATCATATAGCATATTGTTGTATCTTTATTGAGACTTTGGATGGAGATGAGTGATGGCTGCGGGCATGGGAGTGTTATTTTAGCGATGCAATTTAGTGGCTAGGCCCGCCTCGCCCCGCTCGCGCATAGGGAACTGTTTCCAGCGCATAGCAGTAAGATTTTGGCGCATAAACCGCGAAAAGTCTTTCATAGACCCGCACTTTTCGCGCATAGCCGGGATTAAGAAGATCATTTCATGCTTGAACCACTTAAAAAGCCCTTCCAAAC
This Falsibacillus pallidus DNA region includes the following protein-coding sequences:
- a CDS encoding permease: MKEIKKYRFFILLVIGLIVLTFINREMGWKAFRLTGNSIVNMLVLLPPVLIFVGLLDKWVEKETLIKYMGSESGFYGVLFSLLMGVVAAGPLYVAFPIAALLLKKGAGIRYIVFFLGAWTTAKLPVLVYEFSSFGARFTLIHIGFGLVFFYVMGLIFEKFFDHRQLVKLDITEEA
- a CDS encoding ABC transporter permease subunit, whose amino-acid sequence is MNRSLGLGLSLLVFLFLISIFAPYLPFVDQSLKPHLMRQSSEGMLEIAPFPPSKEFPIGTDFNGIDLLSRLLMGAKETLLTVLGICVLRYIFAIPLGILSFYSRIIRTILFVWNRVFSFLPPIFFIIILVGSPFISFSSNRYLLFMFVIALVEVGRVGDIFYQFMNQLSRKPYIEAGIVGGNSNFRMIQKYYLPPLIPHIIIQFFSDLGRIMFLIGQLGIVEIFFSVKFVSQLGGSYKAINTTNIWPIFFVDITKHIWAHAWMPITGALAIGVTIFTFSLLSNGFRKYFNQKYKKNNGVEI
- a CDS encoding ATP-dependent helicase; protein product: MQDFFSRKKSELGVSLNDVQRKAVLQTEGPLLLLASPGSGKTTTVIMRIGYLIEEKGVDPSRIKAVTFSRASASDMLERFQRFFPELPPVDFSTIHSFAFEVVRDHFRKTRTPYELIEGNLPSDEQGLHKKIIIRKIFKTLVGENITDSQMEELTTYISYIKNKMIGREEWATVKCEVPKAERILKEYEKFKRSHPTKLLVDFDDMLTIANDVLGSDRQLLWQYQQRYDYVLTDESQDTSLVQHAIMEKLVEEHKNLCVVADDDQSIYSWRGAEPQYLLDFKKVYPDAEILFMEQNYRSSKDIVTLANQFIKRNKNRYEKNMFTENPPHQDIQIKELSDYNDQAGYLVKEIKKIKELGETTVLYRNNSSSISLMNEFDRAGIPFYMKDADNRFFSHWVVEDVKNFMRMAFTDKRPDILEKIHLKFNAYLSKQQMQELMKVRNGESVFDNLLKFASLKEYQMKPLKESRKIFADMKEMKPRLAIQTIRNQLGYEKALEKMSKNLGFRMDYLLSILNTLEEIAADLKSLEDFAKRLSHLESVLKNAKRKKGQNAVTFSTFHSSKGLEFERVYMIDLVNGVIPAQEDLDDPLLMEEATRLFYVGMTRAKKDLELITYRTKDGKNVGQSRFVGNVKYILDPPKPRTGSVRSGVVIGQRSEKEPVRKVKGVPYNPNAIKRAEELLAGNDVKHRVFGTGTIVEIDGDAMQIKFPSKEKTLSIATCLEMGLLEPV
- a CDS encoding peptidase E is translated as MDTHILAISGGGFSTEENSFIDEYLVKITRKQGPLNIAFIAAASNDAQEYIDAFYHAFQSENPSHLTIKDFESPNIQEVVNDLDIIYVGGGDTRFMVEIWKKTGFDQVLRNAYQNGIIIAGISAGAMCWFETCYSENEEDKYEEFPGLGFLTGSFCPHYNDLKRRIEFDNWAAVQTNISTFYRLEDNENLHFKNEKLAAKIIT
- a CDS encoding PadR family transcriptional regulator; the protein is MKHTGRHTGAFLLLFLTEGDSYGGQLLQKCEEELPVNPIDSAILYRTLKKLENEGAIESYVDTIHHDKPVKMYRVTEEGKKQLGEFQRDIEEKMRNLSFFLTKYNHWQESSHD
- a CDS encoding ABC transporter permease subunit, coding for MNYLSKVVIQIVLWAFSTFLFISILFLPVNTNFKAGESGEFQSAEYNYSFKHHVENMKFFISYIKENKGLGEESPGRSYMSVIGDKVKKSSFLILPALFLGFVLGIIKGILDFQWSNKKLNFLGKGTTWLFLSIPDIFFIIMIQIGLMFLYHKGLFIHVDLFGSDKVENYVMCILFLAIYPIFYIANITNASLQDEMGNDYIRTAKSKGTGSFRILYIHILKNAMAIILSHANTVTLYVLSNLFIVEKLTDFKGAGYGLFQAVFHGSSFRIGLNVGIDGISAVGYTIFFTLIILFTNILAQIGKTHLSPHNVEVSR